One part of the Thalassospira sp. ER-Se-21-Dark genome encodes these proteins:
- a CDS encoding RidA family protein — protein MHKIIQPDGWKQPKGYANGVLADGARLYIGGQIGWNEDQVFVAKDFVGQMEQALKNIVAVLEAAGGKPEHIARLTWYVTDKKEYLAHQREVGQAYQRVLGKHFPAMTMVVVKELVEDEALVEIEATAAIPS, from the coding sequence ATGCATAAAATCATTCAGCCTGACGGATGGAAACAGCCCAAGGGATATGCCAACGGCGTTTTGGCCGATGGTGCCCGACTTTACATCGGTGGCCAGATTGGCTGGAACGAAGATCAGGTCTTTGTTGCCAAGGATTTTGTCGGCCAGATGGAACAGGCGCTTAAAAACATTGTCGCCGTTCTTGAAGCCGCGGGCGGCAAGCCCGAACACATTGCCCGCCTGACCTGGTATGTCACGGATAAAAAGGAATATCTCGCCCATCAGCGCGAAGTCGGGCAGGCCTATCAACGCGTTCTTGGTAAGCATTTCCCGGCGATGACCATGGTTGTGGTCAAGGAACTTGTCGAAGACGAAGCACTGGTCGAGATCGAGGCAACCGCCGCCATTCCGTCCTGA
- a CDS encoding thioesterase family protein: protein MAAFTYTQKVMFQHCDPAGIVFYPRYFEMVNATVEEWFDQDIGFGFPTMHGPMKVAVPTAALSVAFTAPSKLGDVLEFCLIPTRIGRSSLELEITARSGAEQRLKTTVTLVFTKHGAGKSVAWPDDLRAKIEKEINQVVENNA, encoded by the coding sequence ATGGCGGCATTCACCTATACTCAGAAAGTCATGTTTCAACATTGCGATCCGGCGGGGATTGTTTTCTATCCCCGCTATTTCGAGATGGTGAATGCCACGGTCGAGGAATGGTTTGATCAGGACATCGGGTTCGGGTTTCCGACCATGCATGGTCCGATGAAGGTTGCCGTTCCGACAGCAGCGCTCAGTGTCGCGTTTACCGCGCCAAGCAAACTTGGCGATGTTTTGGAATTTTGTCTGATCCCGACCCGGATCGGACGTTCCAGTTTAGAGCTGGAAATCACCGCACGATCAGGTGCCGAGCAACGCCTGAAAACAACGGTCACCCTAGTCTTTACGAAACACGGGGCCGGAAAGTCAGTGGCATGGCCAGATGATTTGCGTGCCAAAATCGAAAAAGAAATCAATCAAGTGGTAGAAAACAATGCATAA
- a CDS encoding ABC transporter ATP-binding protein: MTALLELSGVTAFYGASQALFGIDLSLNEGEAVALMGRNGMGKTTTIKTIVRMMEHRDGSIRFAGQDLAKMPSHKAARLGLGLVPEGRRCFAQLSVTENLIAAARPGEWDFDRVAGLFPRLAERRDQKAMTLSGGEQQMLAIGRALMTNPRLLILDEATEGLAPVVRQEIWAAINQLKQSGLTILVVDKSLKELSGVADRYVIVEKGITAWSGAVNELTDDLADRYLGV, encoded by the coding sequence ATGACTGCACTTCTCGAACTTAGTGGCGTCACCGCGTTTTATGGCGCATCACAGGCTCTGTTTGGCATTGATTTATCCCTCAACGAAGGCGAGGCCGTCGCCCTTATGGGCCGTAACGGCATGGGCAAGACGACAACGATCAAAACAATCGTTCGCATGATGGAACATCGTGATGGTTCGATCCGCTTTGCCGGGCAGGATCTGGCAAAGATGCCATCGCACAAGGCGGCCCGCCTTGGTCTTGGTCTGGTGCCCGAAGGACGCCGGTGCTTTGCCCAGTTGAGCGTAACCGAAAACCTGATTGCTGCCGCCCGTCCTGGTGAATGGGATTTTGACCGGGTGGCGGGACTATTCCCGCGTCTTGCCGAACGCCGTGATCAAAAGGCCATGACCCTCTCGGGCGGTGAACAACAGATGCTGGCAATTGGCCGTGCCTTGATGACCAACCCGCGTTTGCTGATCCTCGATGAAGCAACCGAGGGACTGGCACCCGTCGTGCGTCAGGAAATCTGGGCTGCGATCAATCAGCTTAAACAATCGGGTCTGACGATCCTTGTGGTCGACAAGTCGCTGAAGGAACTTTCGGGTGTCGCGGACCGCTATGTGATTGTTGAAAAGGGCATCACGGCCTGGAGTGGGGCGGTGAATGAGCTGACCGACGATCTGGCTGACCGGTATCTGGGGGTCTGA